A single genomic interval of Apium graveolens cultivar Ventura unplaced genomic scaffold, ASM990537v1 ctg8206, whole genome shotgun sequence harbors:
- the LOC141704746 gene encoding uncharacterized protein LOC141704746, with product MIIASAKIYLYEEKVQVGHVWSTKFFLNYHHHSVAQLRQRYNSGDFSEEDFSSVKVEKVRQFNLEEILNLGPEFTKKEVICNVKIWKVATGMGWFFRTCTSYYRENENVDELFKCVMCNSDIPHPLKKFRIYAETLDSTGEIGIILEDREVRSLIGKTVYDFIDEVSF from the exons ATGATAATTGCTAGCGCAAAGATATATCTTTATGAAG AAAAAGTCCAGGTTGGACATGTATGGTCTACAAAGTTTTTCCTCAATTATCATCACCACAGTGTTGCTCAACTTCGTCAAAG GTACAATAGTGGTGATTTTTCTGAAGAAGATTTTTCAAGTGTTAAGGTAGAGAAAGTCCGACAATTTAACTTGGAAGAAATATTGAATCTTGGTCCTGAATTTACAAAG AAAGAGGTTATCTGTAATGTCAAAATCTGGAAAGTAGCAACAGGAATGGGATGGTTCTTTCGTACGTGTACATCATACTACCGTGAAAATGAAAATGTGGATGAGTTGTTCAAATGTGTTATGTGTAACTCTGACATTCCACATCCCCTGAAAAA ATTCAGGATATATGCGGAGACATTGGATTCCACTGGTGAAATTGGCATAATACTGGAAGATCGGGAAGTTCGTTCATTGATAGGAAAAACTGTTTATGACTTTATTGATGAGGTGTCATTCTAA